AGGGGGCTCCTTTTCTTCCTCGCTGTccatctccttttccctctctctgttctGGGTCCCCACGGCACAGAAATATATAgcctcgtcctcaggctgcagcccagagatgcTCAAATACCCCGTGTTCTCAGTCCCATCTTTGGACCCAGAGAAGCGTGGGGGAACTTTGGGGCCCCGTTTCTTCTCTGAATCAGAGAAATATCTCAGCAAGAATCTTGGAGCGTGGCCGGGCCTCTGCTGGTACCAGTAGATGCTGTATAAGTTGACATCATAGTCGCTGCTGAAGGTGCAGGCCAGACGGATTGTGGTTCCAAGGGATGAGGTCACAGAAGGTGGCTGCTTCAGCACTGGCTGAGGGCCACCATCTGGGGACACAGAGAACATGgacagctggggcagggcaggacaAACGGAGAGGCCAGGGGCTGCAAGCTCTGGGGTGTTCTCACCTGTGCAGAGAGCGAGGAGCGCCAGCAGGACAGGAGCCCAGGACATGGTGCAGACGCGCGGAGCTCTGCCTTCTGAATTGTGCAGCCACAGCTCCTGGGGGTCTCTGGGGTCTGGACAgcatcctcctcttcctccttcccaggggTGGAGCCATTGTACGCCCAGGTCCAGCCACCGCCATCCCAAACTTCCTTGGGTTCCCAGCATCCGTTGGGGGCTCTTGCCTTGGCCCCATAGAAGCGTTCAGGGAGGAAACACCTGCTGGGAGCTCACAACCCAGCGCCCAGGAGGCCAGCCTGCAAGTGTGGGTCCCTGAGGGAGAGTGACCTCAACGTCCCCTTGAGGAA
The genomic region above belongs to Phyllostomus discolor isolate MPI-MPIP mPhyDis1 chromosome 13, mPhyDis1.pri.v3, whole genome shotgun sequence and contains:
- the VPREB1 gene encoding immunoglobulin iota chain, yielding MSWAPVLLALLALCTDGGPQPVLKQPPSVTSSLGTTIRLACTFSSDYDVNLYSIYWYQQRPGHAPRFLLRYFSDSEKKRGPKVPPRFSGSKDGTENTGYLSISGLQPEDEAIYFCAVGTQNREREKEMDSEEEKEPPASVSQAPQDTRTMN